The Candidatus Flexicrinis proximus sequence TGCCCCGGTGGCGTTTGAAGCCGCGAGCAGCTTCAAACGCAGAGACGAGGTGCAGGAGCGGCAGCTCCTGCCGGGGTTTGGGGCAGCGCCCCAAAGAGTCATCTCACGCAGCCTGTGTCGAAGCTTAGCATTCTGCCCTGGTGGCGTTTGAAGCTGCTTGCGGCTTCAAACGCAGAGACGAGGTGCAGGAGTGACAGCTCCTGCCGGGGTTTGGGGCAGCGCCCCATATATACAGTGCTTTTTGCTTACTCCACCGGCCCGAATAGGCTCAGCGGCCAGTGACGCCAGATCGCTTTTCCGACGATGTGATCGCGCGGAATCAGGCCCACTGACGGATTGCGCGAGTCGTTGCTGTGGTTGCGGTTATCGCCCATCATCAGGTATTCGTCCGCCCCTAGCGTCCAGCTCCCGGCGCAGTTCGATCCGATGCACGGACGGTTCACGAAATACGGCTCGTCCACCAGTTCACCGTTCACGTACAGCGCCGAGTCGCTGATCCCCTGCCCGTCAGCGGCGATGCGCCGCAGTTCGACCGTATCGCCCGGAATCCCGATCACCCGCTTGATCAGCATTTCTTTGGCGGCGTTGGGCGGGTCGAATACCGCGATGTCCCCGCGCTGCGGATCGCCCAGCAGGTACGCCACGCGGCTGATCAGCAGGTGCTGCCCGGTAAACAGCGTCGGCTCCATGCTCGGCCCGTCAATACTTGAGCGCGGCAGCGCCAGTTCGCTGAGCACCAGCGCCGCCAGGATGAAAAACAGGCTGTTGAGCAGGTCGCGCGGCCAGCTCGAGCGCTGCAGGGTAGGTCGCGGAACGCCAACGCGTGCCACCGGA is a genomic window containing:
- the lepB gene encoding signal peptidase I, producing the protein MTQPPVARVGVPRPTLQRSSWPRDLLNSLFFILAALVLSELALPRSSIDGPSMEPTLFTGQHLLISRVAYLLGDPQRGDIAVFDPPNAAKEMLIKRVIGIPGDTVELRRIAADGQGISDSALYVNGELVDEPYFVNRPCIGSNCAGSWTLGADEYLMMGDNRNHSNDSRNPSVGLIPRDHIVGKAIWRHWPLSLFGPVE